In one Novosphingopyxis iocasae genomic region, the following are encoded:
- a CDS encoding ArsR/SmtB family transcription factor produces MRALADDSRIRIMLLILETELAVGEIAQILEQSQPRASRHIRILCDAGLAERRREGSWTFLRPGQSAALPGIRRLVEDCGTREDAMAVEDRRRLAEVRAERTRNAEAYFAAQADKWDEIRSLHVPEREVEATMLAMVGSGAVGRLIDIGTGTGRMIELFGPRASSSCGIDRSPDMLRLARAKLDDALQAELLQGDIAALPVADASADMVVCHLVLHYAQAPERVIAEAARVLAPGGRLMIVDFAPHDREELRGAHAHARLGFSDGAMAQWFDAEGLTTERRETLEGGTLDVKIWLGRKAGPAEAHPRASNDRPGSENRANPKQRKRAA; encoded by the coding sequence ATGCGCGCGCTCGCCGACGATAGCCGCATTCGCATCATGCTGCTGATCCTAGAGACCGAGCTGGCGGTGGGCGAGATCGCGCAGATCCTGGAACAGAGCCAGCCGCGCGCCAGCCGCCATATCCGCATCCTGTGCGATGCCGGACTGGCCGAGCGGCGGCGTGAGGGCAGCTGGACCTTCCTGCGGCCCGGCCAATCGGCCGCGCTGCCCGGTATTCGCAGATTGGTGGAGGATTGCGGCACTCGCGAGGATGCCATGGCGGTAGAAGATCGGCGGCGCTTGGCCGAAGTCCGCGCCGAACGCACCCGTAATGCCGAGGCCTATTTCGCTGCGCAGGCGGACAAATGGGACGAGATCCGCTCGCTCCACGTTCCCGAGCGGGAAGTGGAGGCGACGATGCTGGCGATGGTCGGCTCCGGCGCGGTTGGCCGCTTGATCGATATCGGCACCGGCACTGGTCGGATGATCGAACTGTTCGGCCCGCGCGCTTCCAGCAGCTGCGGCATCGATCGCAGCCCGGATATGCTCCGCCTCGCACGCGCCAAGCTGGACGATGCGCTGCAGGCCGAACTTTTGCAGGGCGATATCGCCGCGCTGCCCGTTGCCGATGCCAGTGCGGACATGGTCGTTTGCCACCTGGTGCTCCATTATGCGCAGGCGCCCGAGCGCGTGATTGCGGAAGCGGCGCGTGTGCTGGCACCCGGTGGACGCCTGATGATCGTCGATTTCGCACCGCATGACCGCGAGGAATTACGCGGCGCACATGCCCATGCCCGCCTGGGCTTTTCGGACGGCGCCATGGCGCAATGGTTCGATGCCGAGGGGCTGACCACCGAGCGGCGCGAAACGCTGGAGGGCGGAACGCTCGACGTGAAGATCTGGCTCGGCCGCAAGGCTGGCCCGGCAGAGGCGCATCCGCGCGCCTCGAACGACAGACCCGGCAGCGAAAATCGCGCCAATCCAAAGCAGAGGAAGAGAGCGGCATGA